One window of Mediterraneibacter gnavus ATCC 29149 genomic DNA carries:
- a CDS encoding helix-turn-helix domain-containing protein — MFVNKEAVGKRILQIRKKYGYSMQKFGEIIDNAPKGSVNSWEKGVNLPNEKRLKQIATLGNMTLNELLYGSFKEYVDMLITEKLGIELPEEFTRTFYSLLEQNGFTYGDDIEIVRLVNGFLTYHNLTTKETAIFYQPTAYSGDYFDGIIQKADSSVLVCRAYADKANNTLHIIPAFENGQTEEVADFFHALKSITAPHNNNYFTSGFLTLGLALRDSKVIIYGIDEKQGTAQVIPYEYDCESDAYIQNEHLSYTRQDSFFREATKEAVYWKMQSDRSNP, encoded by the coding sequence ATGTTTGTGAATAAAGAAGCAGTAGGAAAACGAATTTTACAGATACGCAAGAAATACGGTTACAGTATGCAGAAGTTTGGGGAAATCATAGATAATGCCCCGAAAGGCTCTGTAAACAGTTGGGAAAAGGGTGTGAATCTTCCCAATGAGAAACGCTTGAAGCAGATTGCCACGTTGGGCAATATGACGCTGAATGAACTTCTGTATGGTTCATTTAAAGAATATGTAGATATGCTTATCACAGAAAAACTGGGGATTGAACTGCCGGAAGAATTTACCAGAACTTTCTATTCTCTTTTAGAGCAGAACGGATTTACCTACGGGGATGATATCGAGATTGTCCGGCTTGTAAACGGCTTTCTGACTTATCATAACCTTACAACAAAAGAAACCGCCATTTTCTATCAGCCAACTGCATACTCCGGCGATTATTTTGACGGTATCATACAAAAAGCGGATTCTTCCGTTCTGGTCTGCCGGGCATATGCAGATAAGGCAAACAACACCTTACATATCATTCCGGCTTTTGAGAATGGACAGACTGAGGAAGTAGCAGACTTCTTTCATGCACTGAAAAGCATAACCGCTCCACACAACAACAATTATTTCACTTCCGGCTTTCTGACACTCGGACTGGCATTGAGAGATTCCAAAGTAATTATCTATGGAATTGATGAAAAACAGGGAACAGCACAGGTAATCCCTTACGAATATGATTGCGAATCAGACGCTTATATCCAGAATGAACATCTGTCATATACCAGACAGGATAGCTTTTTCCGAGAAGCCACGAAAGAAGCGGTCTATTGGAAAATGCAATCCGACAGAAGTAACCCATAA
- a CDS encoding acyl-CoA dehydratase activase, translated as MKYFGGCDVGSTYTKTVILDENGAIVAANTIKSKINSAQSAKAGLDQAIADAGLKEISDLTYLIGTGYGRNKVPQADENISEISCHAMGVHVTDPSVRAIIDIGGQDVKGIAVDTDGTVKTFAMNDKCAAGTGRFFESMANAFEMSLEEFSKLSLTAENVIPITAQCTVFAESEVITLVGEGKPQNEIAAGIQQAVAKRCFVMAKKAGAKDAITLTGGCAKNQGLKAAIEKVLRMKVIELKIDPQLMGALGAAEYARQKGLDL; from the coding sequence ATGAAATATTTCGGGGGATGTGATGTAGGTTCGACCTATACGAAAACGGTGATCCTGGATGAAAACGGGGCGATCGTTGCAGCAAATACGATCAAGAGTAAGATCAACAGTGCGCAGAGCGCCAAGGCAGGGCTGGATCAGGCGATCGCGGATGCCGGTCTGAAGGAGATTTCCGATCTGACGTATCTGATCGGAACCGGATACGGGCGAAACAAAGTACCGCAGGCAGATGAAAATATTTCCGAGATCAGCTGTCATGCAATGGGTGTGCATGTGACAGATCCGTCGGTGCGGGCGATCATTGATATCGGCGGACAGGATGTAAAAGGAATTGCGGTTGATACGGACGGAACGGTGAAAACATTTGCGATGAATGACAAATGTGCGGCCGGTACAGGGCGTTTCTTTGAATCCATGGCGAATGCGTTCGAGATGTCTCTGGAAGAATTTTCGAAGCTGAGTCTTACAGCGGAAAATGTGATCCCGATCACGGCACAGTGTACGGTATTTGCAGAGTCTGAGGTTATCACACTGGTCGGAGAAGGAAAACCGCAGAATGAAATTGCGGCAGGAATTCAGCAGGCGGTTGCAAAACGCTGTTTTGTAATGGCGAAAAAAGCCGGAGCGAAAGATGCGATCACACTGACGGGCGGATGTGCGAAAAATCAAGGATTAAAAGCAGCGATTGAGAAGGTGCTCCGTATGAAGGTCATAGAACTTAAGATCGATCCGCAGCTGATGGGTGCGCTCGGAGCGGCAGAATATGCGAGACAAAAGGGATTAGACTTATAA
- a CDS encoding 2-hydroxyacyl-CoA dehydratase family protein, protein MRRGTKIQKLKQALPGIVKDVRHYAKPRVKLHNEGLGDYYTEGYRSLNQREWKGVRDTAYDFASWLKVYGYMAVTLGKHPVALTKSFVRYPWMASYLTVANMLDRHKLGLRGKQLRYTQEQFYGVVHNSVDVIAKIIERDENLNSPNNKRAAKLRAKTVMFDEMTPSIIMAGFPMLDWIDIAMSPVCLPGEVDQNANIMYVDAAERMGLAADVCPLPSAEVGCAIVDDYPQVGSSFITSSMPCDGSLGAALFMDRYMKKLPSFTLTPPQRFNEPETNAYAVKDLKNCIRFIEETYDVKWDWDAFWKKAEEYNKTTQCMLDKWDVNCTPYPQVIGSALSLQREYEFQTAACLDPFMTKQDEKVTKMMLKGYEKDREADRRDYKYRAIVWCCPAHYYTHFTTWAEHTWGIRTLVDMESMLSYHFYHIGDKEQALTDMAMAYERMMMRSHSNGGYVNALDECWKMCEKFNANIVIMYDHVSCKNFGGLHGLFEDQARERGIHLIWVQHDLMDPRTVSRKAMRDAVNKYMSTVFREEPLDPTYLDYSDELTW, encoded by the coding sequence ATGAGACGAGGAACAAAAATCCAGAAGTTGAAACAAGCACTTCCGGGGATTGTAAAGGATGTCAGGCATTATGCAAAACCAAGGGTAAAGCTGCATAATGAAGGGCTTGGAGATTACTATACGGAAGGGTACCGTTCTCTGAACCAGAGGGAGTGGAAAGGGGTAAGAGATACAGCGTATGATTTTGCCTCCTGGCTGAAGGTATATGGATATATGGCAGTGACACTCGGAAAGCATCCGGTGGCGCTGACGAAATCCTTTGTGCGTTACCCGTGGATGGCTTCTTATCTGACGGTGGCGAATATGCTGGACCGCCATAAGCTGGGACTGCGCGGAAAACAGCTCCGTTATACGCAGGAACAGTTTTACGGAGTGGTACATAACTCGGTAGATGTGATCGCCAAGATCATTGAACGAGATGAGAATCTCAATTCACCAAATAATAAACGTGCTGCAAAATTACGTGCAAAGACGGTGATGTTTGACGAGATGACCCCATCGATCATTATGGCAGGTTTTCCGATGCTGGACTGGATCGATATTGCCATGTCACCGGTCTGCCTTCCGGGAGAGGTTGATCAGAACGCAAATATTATGTATGTAGATGCGGCAGAGCGTATGGGACTGGCGGCAGATGTGTGTCCGCTTCCATCCGCAGAGGTTGGATGTGCGATTGTAGATGACTATCCGCAGGTGGGGAGTTCTTTTATCACAAGTTCTATGCCGTGTGACGGATCTCTCGGCGCGGCTCTGTTTATGGACCGCTATATGAAAAAACTGCCGAGCTTTACGCTGACCCCGCCGCAGCGGTTTAATGAGCCTGAGACGAATGCGTATGCAGTCAAGGATCTGAAGAACTGTATCCGGTTTATCGAAGAGACTTACGACGTGAAGTGGGACTGGGATGCATTCTGGAAAAAGGCAGAAGAATATAATAAGACAACACAGTGCATGCTGGACAAATGGGATGTCAACTGTACGCCTTATCCGCAGGTCATAGGAAGTGCGCTGTCCCTTCAGAGAGAGTATGAATTCCAGACAGCGGCCTGTCTGGATCCGTTTATGACAAAGCAGGATGAAAAAGTGACAAAGATGATGCTCAAAGGATATGAAAAGGACCGGGAAGCAGACAGAAGAGATTATAAATACCGCGCCATTGTATGGTGCTGTCCGGCACATTACTACACCCATTTTACAACCTGGGCGGAACATACGTGGGGAATTCGCACTCTGGTCGATATGGAAAGTATGCTGAGTTATCATTTTTATCATATCGGGGACAAAGAACAGGCGCTGACGGATATGGCAATGGCATATGAGCGGATGATGATGCGTTCCCACAGCAACGGCGGATATGTTAATGCGCTGGATGAGTGCTGGAAGATGTGCGAGAAATTTAATGCGAATATTGTGATCATGTACGATCATGTTTCCTGCAAAAACTTTGGCGGTCTTCATGGATTGTTTGAAGATCAGGCAAGAGAGCGGGGCATTCATCTGATCTGGGTACAGCATGATCTGATGGATCCGAGAACCGTGTCCAGAAAAGCAATGCGCGATGCAGTCAACAAATATATGTCAACGGTGTTCAGGGAAGAACCACTGGATCCGACCTATCTGGATTATAGTGATGAACTGACCTGGTAA
- a CDS encoding 2-hydroxyacyl-CoA dehydratase family protein, whose amino-acid sequence MKDLKHMIYFEKLLDSACNDLVREAQKENRVAVGYTCFHIPEVLLNLDHCFSVRLRAPYMGSTEIATYYLASSACEFSRALLERAIEGGFQFLDAIAGVDICECMNRCYENMELLEIQGKEKKNFFISYVDVPGKDEEITVEHVVEQLRRKVLEPLHERYGTDISDAAMRKAVEKHNEICRIISEMGEMRKAENPVITGAEFHKIVLATYVCPKDLILDKLYETLEELKHREPDKKSKFRARVVIVGGEIDDPDMIELVEDSGAYVAADRFCYGSIPGRQEIVLNDTEDVLTQIVRINIDQTSCPRYVTPNKIKYRQDQAAKLVEEYHADGIIYEQMKFCSYWSFERTLQSHVLAEEYKIPTLSIDRPYQAKSSGQLRTRVQAFVESLEIKKIKARREEAGK is encoded by the coding sequence ATGAAAGATCTAAAACATATGATCTATTTTGAAAAGTTACTGGACAGTGCCTGTAACGATCTGGTCCGGGAAGCGCAGAAGGAGAACCGGGTCGCTGTTGGGTACACCTGTTTTCATATCCCGGAAGTGCTGCTGAATCTGGATCACTGTTTTTCTGTCAGACTACGGGCTCCGTATATGGGTTCTACAGAGATTGCAACGTATTATCTGGCAAGCAGTGCCTGTGAATTTTCCAGAGCATTGCTGGAACGGGCAATCGAGGGCGGATTTCAGTTTCTGGATGCGATTGCCGGGGTTGATATCTGTGAATGCATGAACCGGTGTTACGAAAATATGGAACTGCTGGAGATCCAGGGGAAAGAGAAAAAGAATTTCTTTATCAGCTATGTGGATGTGCCGGGAAAAGATGAAGAAATCACGGTGGAGCATGTGGTAGAGCAGCTGCGAAGAAAGGTGCTGGAACCGCTGCATGAACGGTATGGAACGGATATATCCGATGCGGCGATGAGAAAAGCTGTGGAGAAGCACAATGAGATCTGCAGGATCATTTCTGAGATGGGAGAAATGCGAAAAGCAGAAAATCCGGTGATCACAGGCGCAGAATTTCACAAGATTGTTCTTGCAACCTATGTCTGTCCAAAAGATCTGATCCTGGATAAATTGTATGAAACACTGGAGGAACTCAAACACAGGGAGCCGGATAAAAAATCAAAATTCCGTGCAAGAGTTGTGATCGTGGGCGGAGAGATCGATGATCCGGATATGATCGAACTGGTGGAAGACAGCGGTGCTTATGTTGCCGCAGACCGGTTCTGTTATGGATCGATCCCGGGCCGTCAGGAAATTGTATTAAATGATACGGAGGATGTGCTCACTCAGATTGTGCGGATCAATATTGATCAGACCTCCTGTCCGAGGTATGTCACGCCAAATAAGATCAAGTACAGACAGGATCAGGCGGCGAAACTGGTGGAGGAATATCATGCAGACGGTATTATTTATGAGCAGATGAAATTCTGTTCCTACTGGTCTTTTGAGAGAACACTGCAGAGTCATGTTCTTGCCGAAGAATATAAGATACCGACCTTATCAATTGACCGGCCGTATCAGGCAAAATCAAGCGGACAGCTTCGAACCCGGGTACAGGCATTTGTGGAGAGTCTGGAAATCAAGAAGATCAAAGCTCGCAGAGAGGAGGCCGGAAAATGA
- a CDS encoding AAA family ATPase, producing the protein MSRETKIIALTGKGGVGKTSISAALVKLLVEEFPEEKILAIDADPAIGLATALGIEPKLTLDDIRNEIVANVEDGNTKEAMELLSESRYKIAEAIVEKEGFAFLAIGRPESAGCYCRINSYLKEVITMISEQFDYVVIDGEAGIEQINRRVMEKVTHLLLISDTSKKGLEVIKTIENVAMELVKYDRIGLIVNRVEDPAMIERLDTRGLELLAAIPSDKKLALYDFEGRSIMELPEESPVVVNVRDAMQKFGILL; encoded by the coding sequence ATGAGCAGAGAGACAAAAATTATCGCATTGACCGGAAAAGGGGGCGTGGGAAAGACTTCTATTTCCGCAGCTCTTGTAAAGCTTCTGGTTGAGGAATTTCCGGAGGAAAAGATCCTTGCCATTGATGCAGATCCGGCGATTGGTCTGGCTACAGCACTGGGAATTGAGCCCAAACTGACGCTGGATGACATTCGAAACGAAATTGTTGCGAATGTGGAGGATGGAAATACAAAGGAAGCAATGGAATTGTTGTCTGAGTCCAGGTATAAGATCGCAGAGGCAATCGTCGAAAAAGAAGGTTTTGCGTTTCTTGCAATCGGACGTCCGGAGTCAGCCGGATGTTATTGCCGCATCAATTCATATTTAAAAGAAGTGATCACGATGATCTCAGAGCAGTTTGATTATGTGGTCATTGACGGAGAGGCAGGCATTGAGCAGATCAACCGCCGTGTAATGGAGAAAGTGACCCATCTGCTTTTGATCTCGGATACCAGCAAAAAGGGATTGGAAGTCATCAAGACAATTGAAAATGTTGCAATGGAGCTGGTGAAATATGACCGCATCGGTCTGATCGTGAACCGGGTGGAGGACCCGGCGATGATCGAAAGACTGGATACCAGAGGTCTGGAGCTTTTGGCAGCGATCCCGTCAGACAAAAAACTGGCATTGTATGATTTTGAAGGACGCAGCATTATGGAGCTTCCAGAAGAATCACCTGTGGTAGTCAATGTGCGGGATGCAATGCAGAAGTTCGGCATTCTGCTGTAA
- a CDS encoding FAD-dependent oxidoreductase, with product MKCDEKLVRLEETYGDWVKQEKENCRMSSGEMTKELYPYQALFSPIQVNKTMIKNRVVMGPMGNLNMCEESGRPNDKMLQYFFARAKGGTGLLTTGLIPVSHGIDPTVTEVDDLSLFPRIDHARTVFAGWRDLAQGVHAYGSKIFIQITPGLGRVGPPTCVMTKHKIPVSASVNPSFYIPQLPCIPLTDANLKKIVKNCGQAAADAKEMGLDGIYLHGHEGYLLEQMTNPAFNRRQMGRYKDYEMFGLDIIREIRKRAGDSFPIMYRIDLSLALNETYQERMNEVSSLKRFKNGRTIKDTLHYMAKLVRAGVDLFDVDLGCYDNWWLPHPPEGMPAGCFLDMSKIAKEFFRRNRIKSNTGVDVPVVAVGKLGYPDIAEKAIRDGDCDMVMLARPLLADPDWCNKAFAGNVEEIRPCIGCQEGCVNEFILGGHPQCAVNPRTGFEERFPETFTPAEKKKNIAVVGGGPAGITFALIAAKRGHNVTLYEKSEKLGGKIAVGSIPKIKFDLRNYLAYLEKQVELCQEQYQLQVHKNTTVTAELLKEKAYDSVIFAYGTKEIFPPFEGREEANLILGTDLLEHPEKAEGANNIVIVGGGVVGCETAHWLANEYGKNVTVLEMLPHFMMGVCTANRGHLLHYLEKSGVRLYNCTKVKALAKDGVYVEQNQSQTVPDPYNTWQPLLPPNIPNPMEKAIKEEIVEKKIPADLIVLAMGGKADETFFFEAGEEHLAKEIYNIGDSSRAGRVLEAVRGAYHLAVRI from the coding sequence TTGAAATGCGATGAAAAGTTAGTCAGACTGGAAGAAACCTATGGGGATTGGGTGAAACAGGAAAAAGAAAACTGCAGGATGAGCTCCGGGGAGATGACGAAGGAATTGTATCCGTATCAGGCCCTGTTTTCTCCGATTCAGGTGAATAAGACTATGATCAAAAACCGCGTGGTAATGGGACCGATGGGGAATCTGAATATGTGTGAAGAGTCAGGACGTCCCAATGACAAGATGCTTCAGTACTTTTTCGCCCGTGCAAAAGGGGGGACAGGGCTTTTGACAACAGGGCTGATTCCGGTCAGTCACGGAATCGATCCGACGGTGACAGAGGTGGATGATCTGTCACTGTTTCCGAGAATCGATCATGCCAGAACAGTGTTTGCAGGTTGGAGAGATCTTGCACAGGGAGTACATGCGTATGGAAGTAAAATCTTTATTCAGATTACACCGGGACTTGGAAGAGTAGGACCACCGACTTGTGTGATGACAAAACATAAGATTCCGGTTTCTGCGTCCGTGAATCCGAGCTTTTATATTCCGCAGCTTCCATGTATTCCGCTGACAGATGCCAATTTGAAAAAAATTGTAAAAAACTGCGGGCAGGCGGCAGCAGATGCAAAAGAGATGGGATTAGACGGTATCTACCTGCATGGGCATGAAGGATATCTGCTGGAACAGATGACGAATCCGGCATTTAACAGAAGACAGATGGGACGCTATAAAGATTATGAAATGTTTGGGCTTGATATCATCCGTGAGATTCGAAAGAGGGCGGGAGATTCCTTCCCGATCATGTATCGGATTGACCTCTCACTGGCACTGAACGAAACATATCAGGAACGGATGAATGAAGTCAGCAGTCTGAAGCGGTTTAAAAATGGAAGAACGATTAAGGATACCCTGCATTATATGGCGAAACTGGTCCGTGCCGGAGTGGATCTGTTTGATGTGGATCTGGGCTGCTATGACAACTGGTGGCTGCCGCATCCACCGGAGGGAATGCCGGCGGGATGTTTCCTTGATATGTCCAAGATCGCAAAAGAATTCTTCCGCAGAAATCGTATCAAATCGAATACCGGAGTGGACGTTCCGGTTGTTGCAGTCGGAAAACTGGGGTATCCGGATATCGCAGAAAAAGCGATCCGGGATGGTGACTGCGACATGGTGATGCTTGCCAGACCACTGCTTGCAGATCCGGACTGGTGCAACAAGGCGTTTGCCGGCAATGTGGAGGAGATCCGGCCGTGTATCGGCTGTCAGGAAGGCTGCGTTAATGAGTTTATTCTGGGAGGGCATCCTCAGTGTGCAGTTAATCCGCGAACCGGATTCGAGGAACGTTTTCCGGAAACCTTTACACCGGCTGAGAAAAAGAAAAACATTGCTGTTGTGGGAGGCGGGCCGGCAGGAATTACATTTGCATTGATCGCGGCAAAACGCGGACACAACGTAACCTTGTATGAAAAATCAGAGAAGCTGGGCGGCAAGATTGCTGTAGGAAGTATTCCGAAGATCAAATTTGACCTGCGCAACTATCTGGCATACCTTGAGAAACAGGTGGAGCTTTGTCAGGAGCAGTATCAGCTTCAGGTACATAAAAATACAACGGTGACTGCAGAACTTCTAAAAGAAAAAGCATATGATTCAGTTATTTTTGCGTATGGAACAAAGGAAATCTTTCCGCCGTTTGAAGGCAGAGAGGAGGCAAATCTAATCCTTGGAACAGACCTTCTGGAACATCCGGAAAAAGCGGAAGGTGCAAATAATATCGTGATCGTAGGCGGTGGAGTGGTAGGCTGTGAGACTGCACACTGGCTGGCAAATGAATATGGAAAGAACGTTACGGTTCTGGAAATGCTGCCTCATTTTATGATGGGGGTCTGTACAGCAAACCGAGGACATTTGCTTCATTATCTGGAAAAATCAGGGGTGCGGCTGTATAACTGTACAAAGGTAAAAGCGCTTGCAAAAGACGGCGTTTATGTGGAACAGAATCAGTCCCAAACTGTGCCGGATCCGTATAATACCTGGCAGCCGCTGCTTCCTCCGAATATTCCGAACCCGATGGAGAAAGCAATCAAAGAAGAAATCGTGGAGAAGAAGATTCCGGCAGATCTGATCGTGTTGGCAATGGGGGGAAAAGCGGATGAGACATTTTTCTTTGAAGCGGGAGAAGAACATCTGGCAAAAGAGATTTATAACATTGGAGACAGCAGCCGGGCAGGAAGAGTTCTGGAGGCAGTACGCGGTGCATATCATCTTGCAGTGCGGATTTAG
- a CDS encoding GNAT family N-acetyltransferase: protein MEFTIRNMMEQDKQEVLDMMRVFYASPAVQSNGSDEIFENDIRTCIGGSPYLEGYVFENEGQLLGYAMAAKSFSTEFGKQCVWIEDLYMKPESRGLGIGSKFFEYIEEKYADVVVRLEVEEENERAVHVYKKAGYEVLPYMEMIRK, encoded by the coding sequence ATGGAATTTACAATTAGAAATATGATGGAACAGGATAAACAGGAAGTATTGGATATGATGCGGGTATTTTACGCATCTCCCGCAGTGCAGAGTAATGGATCGGATGAGATTTTTGAGAATGATATCAGAACATGCATAGGAGGGAGTCCATATCTGGAAGGATATGTGTTTGAAAATGAAGGGCAGCTTTTGGGGTATGCCATGGCAGCCAAAAGCTTTTCCACAGAGTTTGGAAAGCAGTGTGTCTGGATCGAAGATCTGTATATGAAGCCAGAAAGCAGAGGACTTGGTATCGGAAGTAAGTTTTTTGAATATATAGAAGAAAAATACGCAGACGTGGTAGTTCGCCTGGAAGTGGAAGAAGAAAATGAAAGAGCAGTTCATGTCTATAAAAAAGCAGGATATGAAGTACTGCCATATATGGAGATGATCCGTAAATAA
- the hydA gene encoding dihydropyrimidinase: protein MKLLVKNGMIATESQVFQGDILIEDEKIKSIGTVLEEEDAEVIDATGRYVIPGGVDVHTHMDLQSGKYRAVDDFYDGTVAAACGGTTTIVDHMAFGPKGCSLWHQVEEYHRLADGKSVIDYGFHGVIQHVNASILGEMKEIAENDGITSFKVYTTYDDMLTDDEIFQVLKEAKKDGIVIAVHCENDGVINYLRKTYRESGCTEPKYHPLSRPARCEAEAVDRLLHLAAMAGDAPLYIVHLSSKEGLMEVMKARASHQKNFAVETCTQYLTLTDEMYEDPKEGLKAIMSPPLRKKEDQDALWQALKDGVIDVVATDHCPFHFGKEKQAGAQDFTACPNGAPGVEERMRILFSEGVMKGRITLPQMVHYLCTNPSRMYGLYPQKGTLLPGSDADLILLNPEKERILTHADMHSAVDYTCYEGMAVKGEIELVMQRGHVIVKENQFLGKKGDGKYLKRHKSVLAE, encoded by the coding sequence ATGAAATTATTAGTAAAAAATGGTATGATCGCAACAGAGTCGCAGGTATTTCAGGGGGATATTCTGATCGAAGATGAAAAAATAAAGTCCATAGGAACAGTTTTGGAAGAGGAGGATGCCGAGGTGATCGATGCCACAGGCAGATATGTGATCCCGGGGGGTGTGGACGTACATACGCATATGGATCTGCAGTCAGGAAAGTATCGTGCAGTGGATGATTTTTATGATGGAACGGTGGCAGCAGCCTGTGGAGGAACAACGACGATCGTGGATCACATGGCGTTCGGCCCGAAGGGATGCAGCCTGTGGCATCAGGTGGAAGAATATCATCGTCTGGCAGATGGGAAATCAGTCATTGATTATGGATTTCATGGGGTGATCCAGCATGTCAATGCATCCATACTGGGGGAGATGAAAGAGATTGCCGAAAATGATGGAATTACAAGTTTTAAGGTATATACGACATATGATGACATGTTGACTGATGACGAGATTTTTCAGGTACTCAAAGAAGCAAAAAAGGACGGGATAGTGATCGCAGTGCACTGCGAGAATGATGGTGTGATCAATTATCTTAGGAAGACATACCGCGAGTCGGGATGTACAGAGCCAAAGTATCATCCGCTCAGCAGACCGGCGCGTTGTGAGGCGGAGGCAGTGGACCGTCTGCTGCATCTGGCAGCCATGGCAGGTGATGCACCGCTGTATATTGTACATTTGTCCAGCAAAGAAGGGCTGATGGAGGTTATGAAAGCGCGGGCATCCCACCAGAAGAATTTTGCAGTGGAGACCTGTACGCAATATCTGACTCTCACGGATGAGATGTATGAAGATCCCAAGGAAGGGCTGAAAGCGATCATGTCTCCGCCGCTTCGCAAAAAAGAGGATCAGGATGCATTATGGCAGGCATTAAAGGATGGCGTGATCGATGTTGTGGCAACAGATCACTGCCCGTTTCACTTTGGGAAAGAAAAGCAGGCAGGAGCGCAGGATTTTACAGCTTGTCCAAACGGTGCACCGGGAGTTGAAGAGCGGATGCGCATTCTGTTCTCTGAGGGTGTGATGAAAGGCAGAATTACACTGCCGCAGATGGTGCATTATCTGTGTACGAATCCTAGCCGGATGTATGGATTATATCCGCAGAAGGGAACTCTGCTGCCGGGTTCAGATGCGGATCTGATTCTCTTAAATCCGGAGAAAGAGCGCATACTGACACATGCGGATATGCACAGTGCAGTAGATTATACCTGTTATGAGGGGATGGCAGTGAAAGGTGAGATTGAACTGGTCATGCAGAGAGGGCATGTGATCGTGAAAGAGAATCAGTTCTTAGGTAAAAAAGGAGACGGAAAATATCTGAAACGGCATAAGAGCGTATTGGCAGAATAA
- a CDS encoding helix-turn-helix transcriptional regulator, whose protein sequence is MGYSLDLLKQIAHGLAQQFGDSCEIVIHDVRHGIENTILYIENGHVTDRKSGDSASNVVLEAIKADPSTLQDQYAYLTKTNDGRLLKSSTFYIKDESGTLAYIFSINYDITALAAANQFLQSFIQTQNPAEPSASRSATPQITHNVTELLDTLIEQAISNIGKPAALMTKDEKIKVVQYLNDADAFLITKSGDKVASILGISKFTLYNYMDAGK, encoded by the coding sequence ATGGGATACTCTTTAGATCTATTAAAACAAATTGCGCACGGACTTGCACAGCAGTTCGGTGATTCCTGCGAAATCGTGATCCACGATGTACGCCATGGAATCGAAAACACAATCTTATATATTGAAAACGGACATGTCACTGACCGAAAATCCGGTGACAGTGCATCCAATGTCGTACTGGAAGCGATCAAAGCCGATCCGTCCACACTGCAGGATCAGTACGCTTATCTGACAAAAACAAATGACGGACGTCTGCTGAAGTCTTCGACCTTTTACATTAAGGACGAATCCGGAACGCTTGCCTATATTTTTTCTATCAATTATGATATTACCGCACTGGCTGCAGCGAATCAGTTCCTGCAGTCCTTTATCCAGACACAGAATCCCGCCGAGCCATCCGCTTCCCGCAGTGCGACTCCTCAGATTACACACAATGTCACCGAGCTTCTGGATACCCTGATCGAACAGGCTATCTCCAATATCGGGAAACCGGCAGCACTGATGACAAAAGACGAAAAAATCAAAGTGGTTCAGTATTTAAATGATGCCGACGCTTTTCTGATCACGAAGTCCGGAGATAAGGTAGCTTCTATACTCGGCATCTCAAAATTCACATTATATAACTATATGGATGCCGGTAAATAA